The Ovis aries strain OAR_USU_Benz2616 breed Rambouillet chromosome 11, ARS-UI_Ramb_v3.0, whole genome shotgun sequence genome window below encodes:
- the C11H17orf113 gene encoding uncharacterized protein C17orf113 homolog produces MVPPGKKPAGEASNSNKKCKRYFNEHWKEEFTWLDFDYERKLMFCLECRQALVRNKHGKAENAFTVGTDNFQRHALLRHVTSGAHRQALAANRGQPSFEGQAEGGGACPGLATAPSSRGVKVEADPAKVAVLTTVYCMAKEEVPDDRCSALLELQRFNLCQALLGVEHGDYYSPRRVRDMQVAIASVLHTEARQRLKASPYVGLVLDETKDWPESHRLALFVTSVSPCDGQPATTFLGSVELQEGEATAGQVLDILQAFGVSASKLAWLSSSLPSDRLGRVRPQLQAACPLLTELHCLPGRTDPKPPAYLGEYESVLDALFRLHGGPSSHVVPELRAALDLAAIDLAGPRPVPWASLLPVVEAVAEAWPCLVLTLEASAPASPTTRALALALRQFTFVAFTHLLLDVLPSVQKLALVLQPEEPDLALLQPLVMAATASLHAQCSSGGARLQGFLQELASSSPDLGCGRCTYRGVELVGYSETAVQGLERLRGAFLDSMRRGLRDSYPGPSLDAVAAFAAIFDPRRYPQAPEELGAHGEGALRVLLRAFAPAVVRQRALGDFALFKRVVCSLGRLGPRALCTKLACARSELHELFPDFAALAALALALPAGAGLLDKVGRSRELRWWGPGGAGEGRGGPAVKIAVDGPPLHEFDFALAVEFLESGWGEGLLGSQLT; encoded by the exons ATGGTGCCCCCAGGGAAGAAACCAGCTGGAGAGGCCTCCAACTCCAACAAGAAGTGCAAGCGTTACTTCAACGAGCACTGGAAAGAGGAGTTCACCTGGCTGGACTTTGACTACGAGCGGAAGCTGATGTTCTGCCTTGAGTGCCGTCAGGCCCTGGTGCGGAACAAGCATGGCAAAGCGGAGAATGCCTTCACCGTGGGCACCGACAACTTCCAGCGCCACGCCCTGCTGCGCCACGTGACCTCGGGGGCCCACCGCCAGGCTCTGGCTGCCAACCGGGGCCAGCCCTCTTTTGAGGGCCAGGCTGAGGGCGGAGGGGCCTGCCCAGGCCTGGCCACAGCCCCCAGCTCCAGGGGCGTCAAGGTGGAAGCAGACCCGGCTAAAGTGGCCGTGCTGACCACAGTGTACTGCATGGCCAAGGAGGAAGTGCCTGACGACCGCTGCTCTGCCCTGCTCGAGCTGCAGAGATTCaacctgtgccaggcactgctgggCGTGGAGCATGGCGATTACTACAGCCCCAGGAGGGTGAGGGACATGCAG GTGGCTATCGCCAGTGTCTTGCACACAGAGGCCCGTCAGCGCCTGAAGGCATCCCCGTATGTGGGCCTGGTGTTGGATGAGACCAAGGACTGGCCTGAGTCCCACCGTCTGGCCTTGTTTGTCACTTCAGTGTCCCCCTGCGATGGCCAGCCTGCCACCACCTTTCTGGGCAGTGTGGAGCTACAGGAAGGCGAGGCCACCGCTGGCCAAGTCCTGGACATCCTGCAGGCTTTTGGCGTGTCTGCATCCAAGCTGGCCTGGCTCAGCTCAAGCCTCCCCAGTGACCGCCTGGGGAGGGTGCGCCCACAGCTCCAGGCCGCCTGCCCACTGCTCACGGAGTTACACTGCCTCCCTGGCCGGACAGACCCCAAGCCCCCTGCCTACCTAGGTGAATATGAAAGTGTACTGGATGCCCTATTCCGCCTGCACGGCGGCCCCAGTTCTCACGTGGTCCCTGAACTCAGGGCGGCACTGGACCTTGCAGCTATTGACTTGGCAGGACCACGGCCAGTGCCCTGGGCCTCCCTGCTGCCTGTGGTGGAAGCTGTGGCTGAGGCTTGGCCTTGCCTGGTGCTCACACTGGAGGCCTCTGCCCCAGCCTCGCCTACCACAAGGGCGCTGGCCCTCGCCCTGCGCCAGTTCACCTTCGTGGCCTTCACCCACCTCCTGCTGGATGTTCTGCCCTCCGTGCAGAAGCTGGCCCTTGTCCTGCAGCCAGAAGAGCCGGATTTGGCCTTGCTGCAGCCTCTGGTGATGGCAGCTACAGCCTCCCTCCACGCACAGTGCAGTTCAGGTGGGGCGCGCCTCCAGGGCTTCCTGCAGGAACTGGCATCCTCTAGCCCCGATTTGGGCTGTGGCCGCTGCACCTACCGCGGCGTGGAGCTGGTGGGCTACTCTGAGACTGCGGTCCAGGGCTTGGAGCGGCTGCGGGGAGCCTTCCTGGACTCCATGCGGAGGGGGCTGCGGGACTCTTACCCTGGGCCCTCGCTGGACGCCGTGGCCGCCTTCGCGGCCATCTTCGACCCCCGCCGCTACCCGCAGGCCCCCGAGGAGCTGGGCGCGCACGGGGAGGGGGCACTCCGCGTCCTGCTGCGCGCCTTCGCCCCCGCTGTGGTGCGCCAGAGGGCGCTGGGCGACTTCGCACTCTTCAAGCGCGTGGTGTGCAGCCTGGGGCGGCTGGGCCCGCGGGCCCTGTGCACCAAGCTGGCGTGCGCGCGCTCAGAACTGCACGAGCTCTTCCCCGACTTCGCCGCCCTGGCCGCACTGGCCTTGGCGCTGCCTGCAGGCGCCGGCCTCCTGGACAAGGTCGGCCGCAGCCGGGAGCTGCGGTGGTGGGGGCCGGGCGGGGCAGGGGAAGGACGGGGCGGCCCCGCGGTGAAGATCGCGGTAGATGGGCCGCCGCTGCACGAGTTTGACTTTGCGCTGGCGGTGGAGTTCCTAGAGAGCGGGTGGGGCGAGGGCCTCCTGGGCTCGCAGCTCACCTGA